The window GCCGGCTTCTCGAATTCTCCCAGCGGCACATGAAAGCCGGCCAGGTCGCACTCCTGGCGCGACAGCGCGGCCACGGCGTCGGTGCTGTGGCGATAGCGCACTTCCACCGGCAGGCGTGCTTCATTGATCTTGCCCAATAGGGCCGCCACCGCAAAACCATGGCTGGCGTTCAGGCGCACTTTCTCGGCCTTGCCCTCGACGGTCTTGCCCAGTTCGACTTCCAGCTCCGAGGCCAGGCTGTCCAGCGTCGGGGACAGGCGCGCCGTCACCAGGCGATCCGCCCACAGCAGCTTGCTGGCGAAATCGGTGAGTGTGGTGCCACGGCCACGTCCGCTCTCGATCAGGGCATTGCCGAACAGCCGTTCGGCCTCGCGCAACAGGCCCCAGGCATGGCGGTAGGAGTAGCGCGTCAACTGCGCCGCGCGGGCGATGGAACCGCTTTGCTGGATGGCGGTGAGCAACATCAGCAGGTTGGCGGTGTCCAGCGGCGCCTCGTTGTCGTAGGCGATTTCCCAGTGGGGTTTGATGTGGACTTTGTACATTTAAGAAAAATAAAGCATATTGAAACGCCCGTTTATCGGTGATAATTTCGCGTCACTCCGCATAAATGATAGAAAATATATGCGGCGTTGTACATATATAAATACAAGAGAAGGACATCGTCGCAAAGATGGAACGGTTTCACGACCCGTTCCTACCGGCTTTGCCGCGACCTCCTTCCTTCGTTTTACCTACACACATCACTCATAAAATATCCGGAGGAATAATGGCTTTCGATTTCCTGAACAAGGAACACACAGTCGCCAAGCCTGGCTTCAATCGCTGGCTGGTCCCGCCAGCAGCACTCGCAATCCACCTTTGCATCGGTATGGCCTACGGTTTTTCCGTGTTCTGGCTGCCGCTGTCCAAGGCCCTGGGCGTGACCGCGCCCATCGCCTGCGGCGCCGATGTCGGTTTCTTCGCCCAGGTCTTCTCGTCCTCCTGTGACTGGAAGATTTCCATGCTGGGCTGGATGTACACGATGTTCTTCGTCCTCCTGGGCATCTCCGCGGCCCTCTGGGGTGGCTGGCTGGAACACGCCGGTCCCCGCAAGGCCGGTGTGGTGGCCGCCATCTGCTGGTGCGGCGGCCTCTTGATCTCGGCCCTGGGCGTGAAGACGCACCAGATCTGGCTGATGTGGCTGGGCTCGGGCGTGATCGGCGGCGTGGGCCTGGGCCTGGGCTATATCTCGCCCGTGTCGACCCTGATCAAGTGGTTCCCTGACCGTCGCGGCATGGCCACCGGCATGGCCATCATGGGCTTCGGCGGCGGCGCGCTGGTCGGCACCCCGCTGGCTGATGCGCTGATGAAGAAGTTCGCCACCCCCACTTCGGTGGGCGTGTGGGAAACCTTCGTGGTCATGGCCGTCATCTACTTCGTCTTCATGATGGCCGGCGCCTTCGGCTACCGCGTGCCGCCGACCGGCTGGAAGCCGGCTGGCTGGACCCCGCCGGTGGCCAAGTCCTCGGCGACCATGATCACCCAGAACCACGTGCACGTCTCCAAGGTCTGGGGCATTCCCCAGTTCTGGCTGGTGTGGCTGGTGCTCTGCCTGAACGTGTCGGCCGGTATCGGCGTCATCGGCATCGCCTCGCCGATGCTGCAGGAAGTGTTCGGCGGCAAGCTCTTGGGCGTAAACATCGGCTTCAATGACCTCTCGGTCGAGCAGAAGACCGCCATCGCAGCGCTGGCTGCCGGCTTCACGGGCCTGATCTCGCTGTTCAACATCGGTGGCCGTTTCGCCTGGGCGTCGTGCTCGGACTTCTTCGGTCGCAAGATGACCTACGCCATCTTCTTCGTGCTGGGCTTCGTGCTGTACGTGAGCCTGCCGTGGTCGGCCAAGGCCGGCAACATCCCGCTGTTCGTGGGTGCGGTCTGCATCATCCTGTCGATGTATGGCGGCGGCTTCGCTACCGTGCCGGCTTACCTGGCCGACCTGTTCGGCACCCAGATGGTGGGCGCCATCCACGGCCGCCTGCTGACCGCGTGGGCCACTGCCGGCATCCTCGGTCCGGTGGTGGTGAACTACATGCGTGAGTACCAGCTGGCCCAGGGCATGCCCAAGAACGAGGTCTACAACACCACCATGTACATCCTGGCCGGCATGCTCATCCTGGGCCTGATCTGCAACCTGCTGATCCGCCCGGTCGCAGCCAAGCACTTCATGACGCCGGAAGAACTGGCCCATGAAAAGAAACTGGCCCACGAAAAGTCGGCGGCCGATGCCGCAGTCACTGCCGGTTCGGGCGACATGTCCCAGATCGGCAGCGGCGGCAACCCCGTCTTCATCGGTCTGGCCTGGGCGGCTGTCGGTATTCCGCTGATCTGGGGGATCACCCTGGTGCTGCAGAAGTCGGCGGTGCTGTTCCGTTGATGGCTTGCTGACCCAGTCACGTAATTAAGTTACGTAATTAGTTGCGTAATTAATTAGTTACGTAGTTTGCTGATCTAGCAGTTTAGTCATTTCGTTTCACCCGCAGGCCGGCTCCACCCGGCCTGCACGCAGGACCGCAGCGGCGAAAGCCGCTGACACAAGCTGCCATGGCCACGTGAACCAGGGCAGCTTGTGTCAGCGACTATCAAAAAAAACAGGAGCATGGCCCGCCCACCCGGTAAGGGCAGGCCAGCATCCGCAGTGTTCAGACCAACCCCTAAAGGCAGGGAGAACATGCAAGAACGGAGACTAGCTGGTTCGTCAGGCACGACGGTGCGCGCCCTTCACCGGGGCAGCGCCACGCCGCCGCATTGTTCTTCCCATCCCTTGATCTGCTTTCCGCAGGCTGCGCCGCCGTAGGCGCGGTTCCATCCCTTTCATTCGTCAATTGCGCGGTCCGCAGAAGATCCTCCGGGAGAGGGACAAGGTCCGCATCAAGGCAACACAGGAGGCATCAATGAAGAGGCAACAGGTTTTCGACGTGGCGGCGGTGCGCGGCATCATCGCCGAGCGCAAGGAGATGGCCGGCGCCATGCTCCCCATCCTGCATGGCATCCAGGAAAAAGTCGGCTATATCCCCGCCGATGCGGTGCCGATGATCGCGGGGGAGTTGAATGTCTCGCGCGCCGAGGTGCATGGGGTGATCTCCTTCTATCACTTCTTCCGCCAGGAGCCGGCGGGCCGGCATGTGGTGCAGGTCTGCCGCGCCGAAGCCTGCCAGGCGCGTGGCGGCGAAGCCCTGGCCGAGCATGCGCAGAACGTGCTGGGCTGCGGCTTCCACGACACCAGCGCCGATGGCCAGTTCACGCTGGAGCCGGTGTATTGCCTGGGCCAGTGCGCCATCGGTCCCAACCTCACCCTCGATGACGAGCTGCACGCCCGCGTCGATGCCGACAAGTTCAAGCGCTTGATCCAGGCCAAGCGGGAGGCATGATGAGCGCTAACGATACCGTGACCGTCTACGTTCCGCGCGACTCCACCGCACTGGCGCTGGGCGCCAATGAAGTGGCCGCCGCCATCACCGCCGAGGCGCACAAACGCGGCCAGTCCATCAAGCTGGTGCGCAATGGTTCGCGCGGCATGTTCTGGCTGGAACCGCTGGTGGAAGTGGCCACGGCGGCGGGCCGCGTGGCCTATGGGCCGGTGGCGCCGGAAGATGTCGCCGGGCTGTTCGATGCGGGCCTGCTGCAAGGCGGCCAGCATGCGCTGCACCTGGGGCTGACCGAAGAGATTGCTTTCCTGAAGAACCAGGAGCGCCTCACCTTCGCCCGCGTGGGCATCATCGATCCCCTCTCGCTGGAAGACTACCTGGCCCACGAAGGCTACGTGGGCCTGAAGAATGCGCTGGCCAAGACGCCCGAGGCCATCGTCCAGGAGATGATAGCTTCCGGCTTGCGTGGCCGGGGTGGTGCGGCCTTCCCGACCGGCATCAAATGGCAGACCGTGCTGCGCGCGCAATCGGCGCAGAAGTACGTGGTCTGCAATGCCGACGAAGGGGACTCCGGCACCTTCTCGGATCGCATGATCATGGAAGACGATCCCTTCACCCTCATCGAAGGCATGACCATTGCCGGTGTCGCCGTGGGCGCGACCGAAGGCTACATCTACGTGCGCTCCGAATATCCGCATTCGATTGCCACCCTGGAGCAAGCCATCGCCATTGCCCATGCACAGGGTTACCTGGGCGATGACATCCTGGGTTCCGGCAAGTCCTTCCGCCTGGAAGTGCGCAAGGGCGCCGGGGCCTACATCTGCGGCGAAGAAACGGCCATGCTGGAAAGCCTGGAAGGCAAGCGCGGCGTGGTGCGCGCCAAGCCGCCGCTGCCGGCCATCGAAGGCCTGTTCGGCAAGCCCACCGTGATCAACAACCTGATCTCGCTGGCCTCGGTCCCGGTGATCCTGGCGCGCGGTGCAGACTTCTACAAGAACTTCGGCGTGGGTCGCTCGCATGGCACGCTGCCGTTCCAGCTGGCCGGCAACATCCGGCAGGGGGGGCTGGTGGAGAAGGCTTTTGGCCTCACGCTGCGCCAGTTGCTGGAAGACTTCGGCGGCGGCAGCGCCAGCGGTCGCCCAATTCGCGCGGTGCAGATGGGTGGCCCGCTGGGCGCCTATCTGCCGCAGTCGCAGTTCGATACGCCGCTGGACTATGAGGCCTTTGCCGCCATCGGCGCCATGATCGGCCACGGTGGCCTGGTGGCCTTCGATGACAGTGTGGACATGGCCCGGCAGGCGCGCTACGCCATGCAGTTCTGCGCCGTGGAATCCTGCGGCAAGTGCACCCCTTGCCGCATCGGCTCCACACGCGGCGTGGAAGTGATCGACAAGATCATCGCCAATGACGACCGTGCGCAACAGATCCATCTGTTGAAGAGCCTGTGCGACACCATGGTCAATGGCTCGCTGTGCGCCATGGGCGGCATGACGCCGTTCCCGGTGCTGTCGGCCCTGAACCATTTCCCGGAAGACTTCGGCGCGCCCAGCGAACAGGCGGCCTGATCCCGTCAGCGAAGTAGCGAACCAGCGAATCAGCGAATGCAAGGAGTTGCACATGAACCAGCTCAATGAAACGGATTACGGCACCCCCGCGCGTGCCTCGGACAACATGGTCACGCTGGAGATCGACGGCGTGGCAGTCACCGTGCCGGCCGGCACTTCGGTCATGCGCGCCTCGGTCGAGGCCGGCATCAACGTGCCCAAGCTATGCGCCACCGACAGCCTGGAACCTTTCGGTTCCTGCCGCCTGTGCCTGGTGGAAATCGAAAAGGATGGCCGCAAGATGAAGGGCTATCCGGCTTCCTGCACCACGCCCTGCGAGCCGGGCATGAAGGTGCAGACGCAGACCCCCAAGCTGGCCGAGATCCGGCGCGGCGTGATGGAACTCTACATCTCCGACCACCCGCTGGATTGCCTGACCTGTCCCACCAACGGCAACTGCGAACTGCAGGACATGGCCGGCGTGGTCGGCCTGCGCGAAGTGCGCTACGGCTACGAGGGCGAGAACCACACCAAGATGAAGAAGGATGAATCCAATCCCTACTTCACCTATGATCCTTCCAAGTGCATCGTCTGCAACCGCTGCGTGCGCGCCTGCGAAGAAACCCAGGGCACGTTTGCACTGACGATCAACGGACGCGGTTTCGAATCGCGTGTGTCGGCAGGGCAGATGGAAGCCTTCATGGAATCCGAATGCGTCTCCTGCGGCGCCTGCGTGGAGGCTTGCCCGACTGCCACCCTGACGGAAAAGACCGTCATCATGCTGGGTCAGGCCGAGCACAGCAAGGTCACCACTTGCGCCTACTGCGGCGTGGGTTGTTCCTTCAAGGCCGAGATGAAGGGCAATGAAGTGGTGCGCATGGTGCCGTACAAGGACGGCAAGGCCAACCAGGGCCACTCCTGCGTCAAGGGCCGTTTCGCCTGGGGTTATGCGACCCACAAGGACCGCATCCTGAACCCCATGATCCGCAAGAGCATCAACGACCCCTGGCGCGAAGTCTCGTGGGAAGAAGCGCTGTCCTATGCGGCCAGCGAATTCCGCCGCATCCAGGCCAAGCATGGCAAGGACTCCATCGGCGGCATTACCTCCTCCCGCTGCACCAATGAAGAAACCTATCTGGTGCAGAAGCTGGTGCGCGCCGCCTTTGGCAACAACAACGTCGATACCTGTGCGCGCGTGTGCCATTCGCCGACCGGCTACGGTCTCAAGCAGACCCTGGGCGAATCGGCCGGCACCCAGACCTTCGAATCGGTGATGAAGTCCGACGTCATCCTCATCATGGGCGCCAATCCGGCGGCCGGCCATCCGGTCTTTGCCTCGCAGATCAAGCGCCGCGTGCGCCAGGGCGCCAAGCTGATCGTGATCGATCCGCGCACCACCGAGATGGTCAAGTCGCCGCATATCCAGGCCGACTATCACCTCAAGCTGCGCCCCGGCACCAATACCGCCATCATCACCGCACTGGCCCACGTGATCCTCTCCGAGGGCTTGCAGGATGAAGCCTACATCCAGGAACGCTGCGACCTGCAGTCGTACCAGGACTGGAAGGAATTCGTCCTGCGCGAAGACAATTCGCCCGAAGCCATGGCTGCCATCACCGGCGTGCCCGCCGAGATCATCCGTGGCGCGGCTCGCCTGTACGCCACCGGCGGCAATGCCGCGATCTACTACGGCCTGGGCGTGACCGAGCATGCGCAAGGGTCGACCACCGTGATGGGCATTGCCAACCTGGCCATGTGCACCGGCAATGTCGGTCGCGAAGGCGTGGGCGTGAACCCGCTGCGGGGCCAGAACAATGTGCAGGGTTCCTGCGACATGGGTTCCTTCCCGCATGAACTGCCGGGCTATCGCCACATTTCGGACTCCACCGTGCGCAACCAGTTCGAGCAGGCCTGGGGCGTGACGCTGAACCCGGAGCCGGGCCTGCGCATTCCCAACATGTTCGATGCGGCCCTCGACGGCAGCTTCAAGGGCCTGTATTGCGAAGGCGAGGACATCGTGCAATCGGACCCGAATACCCAGCACGTCGCTGCGGCCCTGCAGGCCATGGAATGCATCGTGGTGCAGGACCTGTTCCTCAATGAAACGGCCAAGTATGCGCACGTCTTCCTGCCCGGTTCGTCCTTCCTGGAAAAGGATGGCACCTTCACCAACGCCGAGCGCCGCATCTCGCGCGTGCGCAAGGTGATGCCGCCCAAGGCCGGCAAGTCCGACTGGGAAGTCACGGTGGCGCTGGCTGAAGCGCTGGGTTACCCGATGCCGTACAATCACCCCTCGGAAATCATGGATGAGATCGCCGCCCTGACGCCCAGCTTCCATGGCGTGAGCTACGACAAGCTGGAAAAGCTCGGCAGCATCCAGTGGCCCTGCAACGAGTCGGCTCCGGAAGGCACGCCCATCATGCACGTGGGCAGCTTCATCCGTGGCAAGGGCAAGTTCATCAACACGCAATACTTCGCCACCGATGAGAAGGTGACGCAGCGTTACCCGTTGATCCTGACCACCGGCCGCATCCTGTCGCAGTACAACGTGGGCGCGCAGACGCGCCGCACCGAGAACTCGCAATGGCACAGTGAAGACCGGCTGGAGATCCACCCGCACGATGCCGAGGATCGTGGCATCCGCGAGGGCGACTGGGTCGGTGTGGAGTCGCGCGCAGGCCAGACCGTGCTACGCGCGACCGTGACCGAGAAGGTGCAGCCGGGGGTGGTCTATACCACCTTCCACTTCCCGGAATCGGGCGCCAACGTGATCACCACCGACAACTCCGACTGGGCCACCAACTGCCCCGAGTACAAGGTGACGGCGGTGCAGGTGATGCCGGTGACGCAGCCCTCGCAATGGCAGCAGCATTACCAGCGCTTCAACCGCGAGCAGCTCGATCTGCTCAAGGGCCAGGCGCAGGCCGAGCCCTTGGTGACGAAGTAGGCAGCGCAGCCCTGGCGGGCTCGTGCTGCCATGATTTCCGCAGACACGAGCCCAACCTATCCAGCAGGACAGCATGAACACCAGCAAGCCCAGTAGCCCCCTCATCGATGACAGCACCGGCGACTACGCCACCTTCACCCACGTGCAGGTGGATCGCTGGCGCGACGGCCAGCGCGAGACCGTGGAGGATGTGGTCGCCGAGGAAGTCCCGATCGCGCTGGAATACAACGGCATCTCGCACGCCGTGATGATGGCTACGCCCGCCGACCTGGAAGATTTCGCGCTGGGCTTCTCGCTCACCGAAGGCATCCTGGCCGACCCCAGCGAGCTGTATGAATGCGAGATCGTGCCCGGCTGCGAAGGTGTGCAGGTCCAGATGCGCATTGCCACCGAGCGCTTCGTGGCGCTCAAGGAAAAGCGCCGCAACCTGACTGGCCGCACCGGCTGCGGCCTGTGCGGGGCCGAGACGCTGGAGCAGGCGGTACGTCATCCGCAGGCGGTGCAGGGCGGAGCTTCGTTCTCGGTGCAGCAGGTGCATGCGGCCTTCGAGCAGATGCAGGCGGGGCAGCAATTGCAGCAGGCCACGGGCGCGACGCACGCGGCGGCGTGGATGGACGCCTCCGGGCGCATCGTGCTGGTGCGGGAAGATGTGGGTCGCCACAATGCGCTGGACAAGCTCATCGGCGCATTGGCGGAAGAGGGCGAGGACTTTGCCCAGGGCGCGGCCATCATCACCAGCCGCGCCAGTTACGAGATGGTGCAGAAGGCCGCCACGGTGGGCATCAGCTTCATCGCCGCCGTCTCGGCCCCGACCGCGCTGGCCATCAGGCTGGCCGAAGAGACCGATGTGACGCTGCTGGGCTTTGTGCGCAAGCAGGGGCATGTGGTGTATGCACGGCCGCATCGCCTGCGATGAATTGCGGGCCTGGGCGAATCGATTGTTGGACTGATGGATTGGTGGACTGACGGATTGACGGATTGACGAACAGAGCAGGAGGAGACCCCCTATGAATACCGAACACCTGGTCAAGATGGCCAACCAGATTGGCAGTTTCTTTTCCACCATGCCCGACCGCGATCAGGCCATCGCCGACCTGGCCACCCATCTCAAGCGCTTCTGGGAGCCGCGCATGCGCAAGGCCTTCCTGGAACATATCGAGAAGACGCAAGGGGCGGGTGTGGACGCCATCGTGCTCGAGGCGGTCAATCGGCATTTGCAGCAGTTGGCGGTGTAGGCCGGCTGCGTTCTTGCTGTTCCACCGAAACCGCTCAGCTTGCTGGGCGGTTTTTTCTTGCGTGACTTACCGCATTTGCGCGTGGGCAATGCGGTGGCTTTCATGCTGCTACTGCCACCCCCGCCGCAATCCGATGAAACCTGCGCCCGAAGTAAGCCAGTCCATCGGCCTGCGCCGCCGCCAGGCGGATATGCCGGATCTCCACGAACAGCACGCTATGCGTCCCCGTCTGCTGCTGCAACACGATATCCCCTTCCAGCACCGCCAGCGCATCCGGCAGCACCGGCTGGCCGTAGTCACCCATCTCCCAGCGCACCTGCGCCATGCGTTCCTCGGCGGCCAGCCCGGTCATGCCGGCGATGATGCGCGCCACGTCTTCGTGATGCGCGGCCAGGATGTTGATGCACAGGCGGCCATTGCCAACGAGGATAGGATGCGCTGCGCTGCTGACGTTGATGCAGACCAGCACCGTGGCCGGCTCATCCGAGACCGAGCTGACGGCGCTGACCGTCATCGCCGCACGGCCTGCGGGACCGTCGGTGGTGATGATGTTGACGGCCGCCGAGAGGCGCGCCATGGCGTCGCGAAAGTCTTGCTTCATGGTAGGTCCATCCAAAAATGAGGTGACATCCGGCACCAGGCTTCGTATCCTTTGCGCCATTACTGACACTATGACTAGCACCATCAGTAGCGCCATCCGGCGCAGGCCGGCCAGCCGGTGAGAGGGAGAACGCAGTGCTTGCAACAGCCTGCGTCCTGGGATGAACAATAGACCCTGAGCAAATCACGGGTCAAATGATTGTCTGGAATGTTCCGCATGAAGCAAATGAATATCGCCGCAGCCGACCTGAACCTGCTCAAGACCTTCATCGTCATCTGGGAGCTGCGCAGCCTCACCGCCGCCGCCGAGCGCCTGCACCTGACGCAGCCGGCGGTGAGCCATGCACTGCGCCGCCTGCGCGAGATGTTCGATGATCCGCTGTTCGTGCGCAGCACCAGCGCCATGGTGCCGACCGAAACGGCCATTCGCCTGCATGAGCCCATCGCACGCGCGCTCGACATCCTGCAGGAGGCCTTGCACACCCACGCACAGTTCGACCCGGCCACGGCCACCCGCACCTTCCACCTGGTGATGTCGGACATGTCGTGCAGCCACGTGCTGCCGCTGCTGATGGAAGAGCTGGCCCATGCGGCGCCGCATGTGTCGATCGAGGTGCAGCAGATGGCCATGGAAAACCTGGGCGCAGCCATGCGCAATGGCGACGTCGACCTGGCCTTCGGCTACCTGCCCGGCCTGCCGGAAGACTGCCAGAGCCAGCTGGTGCTCTATGACGATTACATCTGCATGCTGCGTCGGGAACATCCGCTGGCGCAGGGACCGCTGACGTTGGAGAACCTGCTGCAGTTGCGCTACGTCTACACCGTCACCAATACCACCGGCCACCAGTTGGCCGAGGATGTGCTGCGCAATGCGGGCGTGAAGCGCGACGTCGCGCTGCGCATGCCGCACTTCACGGTAGCGCCGCAGATCGTGCGCATCACCGACCTGGCGCTGTTCCTGCCGCGCAGCATCGCCGAGCGCAACAACCTCGACCATGCCTTCGTGCTGCTGGACCTGCCGTTGGAGATGCCGCGCATTCCGGTAAGCATCTACACCCACACGCGCTTCT is drawn from Herbaspirillum seropedicae and contains these coding sequences:
- a CDS encoding formate dehydrogenase beta subunit; this encodes MSANDTVTVYVPRDSTALALGANEVAAAITAEAHKRGQSIKLVRNGSRGMFWLEPLVEVATAAGRVAYGPVAPEDVAGLFDAGLLQGGQHALHLGLTEEIAFLKNQERLTFARVGIIDPLSLEDYLAHEGYVGLKNALAKTPEAIVQEMIASGLRGRGGAAFPTGIKWQTVLRAQSAQKYVVCNADEGDSGTFSDRMIMEDDPFTLIEGMTIAGVAVGATEGYIYVRSEYPHSIATLEQAIAIAHAQGYLGDDILGSGKSFRLEVRKGAGAYICGEETAMLESLEGKRGVVRAKPPLPAIEGLFGKPTVINNLISLASVPVILARGADFYKNFGVGRSHGTLPFQLAGNIRQGGLVEKAFGLTLRQLLEDFGGGSASGRPIRAVQMGGPLGAYLPQSQFDTPLDYEAFAAIGAMIGHGGLVAFDDSVDMARQARYAMQFCAVESCGKCTPCRIGSTRGVEVIDKIIANDDRAQQIHLLKSLCDTMVNGSLCAMGGMTPFPVLSALNHFPEDFGAPSEQAA
- a CDS encoding formate dehydrogenase subunit gamma; protein product: MKRQQVFDVAAVRGIIAERKEMAGAMLPILHGIQEKVGYIPADAVPMIAGELNVSRAEVHGVISFYHFFRQEPAGRHVVQVCRAEACQARGGEALAEHAQNVLGCGFHDTSADGQFTLEPVYCLGQCAIGPNLTLDDELHARVDADKFKRLIQAKREA
- the fdhF gene encoding formate dehydrogenase subunit alpha translates to MNQLNETDYGTPARASDNMVTLEIDGVAVTVPAGTSVMRASVEAGINVPKLCATDSLEPFGSCRLCLVEIEKDGRKMKGYPASCTTPCEPGMKVQTQTPKLAEIRRGVMELYISDHPLDCLTCPTNGNCELQDMAGVVGLREVRYGYEGENHTKMKKDESNPYFTYDPSKCIVCNRCVRACEETQGTFALTINGRGFESRVSAGQMEAFMESECVSCGACVEACPTATLTEKTVIMLGQAEHSKVTTCAYCGVGCSFKAEMKGNEVVRMVPYKDGKANQGHSCVKGRFAWGYATHKDRILNPMIRKSINDPWREVSWEEALSYAASEFRRIQAKHGKDSIGGITSSRCTNEETYLVQKLVRAAFGNNNVDTCARVCHSPTGYGLKQTLGESAGTQTFESVMKSDVILIMGANPAAGHPVFASQIKRRVRQGAKLIVIDPRTTEMVKSPHIQADYHLKLRPGTNTAIITALAHVILSEGLQDEAYIQERCDLQSYQDWKEFVLREDNSPEAMAAITGVPAEIIRGAARLYATGGNAAIYYGLGVTEHAQGSTTVMGIANLAMCTGNVGREGVGVNPLRGQNNVQGSCDMGSFPHELPGYRHISDSTVRNQFEQAWGVTLNPEPGLRIPNMFDAALDGSFKGLYCEGEDIVQSDPNTQHVAAALQAMECIVVQDLFLNETAKYAHVFLPGSSFLEKDGTFTNAERRISRVRKVMPPKAGKSDWEVTVALAEALGYPMPYNHPSEIMDEIAALTPSFHGVSYDKLEKLGSIQWPCNESAPEGTPIMHVGSFIRGKGKFINTQYFATDEKVTQRYPLILTTGRILSQYNVGAQTRRTENSQWHSEDRLEIHPHDAEDRGIREGDWVGVESRAGQTVLRATVTEKVQPGVVYTTFHFPESGANVITTDNSDWATNCPEYKVTAVQVMPVTQPSQWQQHYQRFNREQLDLLKGQAQAEPLVTK
- a CDS encoding substrate-binding domain-containing protein; this encodes MYKVHIKPHWEIAYDNEAPLDTANLLMLLTAIQQSGSIARAAQLTRYSYRHAWGLLREAERLFGNALIESGRGRGTTLTDFASKLLWADRLVTARLSPTLDSLASELEVELGKTVEGKAEKVRLNASHGFAVAALLGKINEARLPVEVRYRHSTDAVAALSRQECDLAGFHVPLGEFEKPAISTYAKWLNKRSDCLIHLAIRNQGLFVEPDNPKGVRNLTDLIRTDLRFVNREAGSGTRMLLELMLAGAGIPHKKINGFENTEFTHSAVAAFIASGMADVGFGVQTAAHRFGLGFIPLVRERYFFALPAASLHDPLIRAVIDILQSDSFRKVVNNLAGYDATEMGKIQTIKEAFG
- a CDS encoding flavin reductase gives rise to the protein MKQDFRDAMARLSAAVNIITTDGPAGRAAMTVSAVSSVSDEPATVLVCINVSSAAHPILVGNGRLCINILAAHHEDVARIIAGMTGLAAEERMAQVRWEMGDYGQPVLPDALAVLEGDIVLQQQTGTHSVLFVEIRHIRLAAAQADGLAYFGRRFHRIAAGVAVAA
- a CDS encoding OFA family MFS transporter, with product MAFDFLNKEHTVAKPGFNRWLVPPAALAIHLCIGMAYGFSVFWLPLSKALGVTAPIACGADVGFFAQVFSSSCDWKISMLGWMYTMFFVLLGISAALWGGWLEHAGPRKAGVVAAICWCGGLLISALGVKTHQIWLMWLGSGVIGGVGLGLGYISPVSTLIKWFPDRRGMATGMAIMGFGGGALVGTPLADALMKKFATPTSVGVWETFVVMAVIYFVFMMAGAFGYRVPPTGWKPAGWTPPVAKSSATMITQNHVHVSKVWGIPQFWLVWLVLCLNVSAGIGVIGIASPMLQEVFGGKLLGVNIGFNDLSVEQKTAIAALAAGFTGLISLFNIGGRFAWASCSDFFGRKMTYAIFFVLGFVLYVSLPWSAKAGNIPLFVGAVCIILSMYGGGFATVPAYLADLFGTQMVGAIHGRLLTAWATAGILGPVVVNYMREYQLAQGMPKNEVYNTTMYILAGMLILGLICNLLIRPVAAKHFMTPEELAHEKKLAHEKSAADAAVTAGSGDMSQIGSGGNPVFIGLAWAAVGIPLIWGITLVLQKSAVLFR
- a CDS encoding LysR family transcriptional regulator, with translation MKQMNIAAADLNLLKTFIVIWELRSLTAAAERLHLTQPAVSHALRRLREMFDDPLFVRSTSAMVPTETAIRLHEPIARALDILQEALHTHAQFDPATATRTFHLVMSDMSCSHVLPLLMEELAHAAPHVSIEVQQMAMENLGAAMRNGDVDLAFGYLPGLPEDCQSQLVLYDDYICMLRREHPLAQGPLTLENLLQLRYVYTVTNTTGHQLAEDVLRNAGVKRDVALRMPHFTVAPQIVRITDLALFLPRSIAERNNLDHAFVLLDLPLEMPRIPVSIYTHTRFSGDTGIQWLRSLLIEMFGRGSHDDCAR
- a CDS encoding formate dehydrogenase subunit delta — protein: MNTEHLVKMANQIGSFFSTMPDRDQAIADLATHLKRFWEPRMRKAFLEHIEKTQGAGVDAIVLEAVNRHLQQLAV
- the fdhD gene encoding formate dehydrogenase accessory sulfurtransferase FdhD, producing MNTSKPSSPLIDDSTGDYATFTHVQVDRWRDGQRETVEDVVAEEVPIALEYNGISHAVMMATPADLEDFALGFSLTEGILADPSELYECEIVPGCEGVQVQMRIATERFVALKEKRRNLTGRTGCGLCGAETLEQAVRHPQAVQGGASFSVQQVHAAFEQMQAGQQLQQATGATHAAAWMDASGRIVLVREDVGRHNALDKLIGALAEEGEDFAQGAAIITSRASYEMVQKAATVGISFIAAVSAPTALAIRLAEETDVTLLGFVRKQGHVVYARPHRLR